The Fundulus heteroclitus isolate FHET01 chromosome 13, MU-UCD_Fhet_4.1, whole genome shotgun sequence genome contains a region encoding:
- the LOC105934250 gene encoding uncharacterized protein LOC105934250, with protein sequence MTGITLLLLCLVLPLSDTNEQVVNELFTLIEKGAQDPAPSNQTRMVVKEHTLPINELLEKSSKASESKLNFHPLPPAVWPKHSNLAPVLRHHSPNNKSKKGHKSDRLTEHNSEKNRGEVASLLPKAQLPGATSAGANRTAQKTPQDAQTHVSPPQQGEPEGHPNSKPKSPAQTQTPTQPHQTASSPRRDPPNRRQDPEENRPGRSGLHQSGVSSAAWNNSRPPVFFSRRSSSLLYQFDVLRRESDYTHNAFCLTECRKEKDEREYYCYSEFAVNGIVHDIDVVRKGVRLITLMVSNDGFYKMSRLYMTQDSFFFKVRLLVLDTYKCSKPCPDIKLGARYIVMGQLYHRRRHLPADLLTLLAGKLKPGDGLLCSSNYVKRFNKRRHQKALEAVSSRCR encoded by the exons ATGACAGGAATTACTCTACTTCTTTTGTGTCTGGTGCTTCCTCTTTCTGACACCAACGAGCAAGTTGTAAATG AGCTGTTCACCCTGATAGAAAAGGGCGCCCAGGATCCCGCTCCAAGCAACCAGACCAGGATGGTGGTCAAAGAGCACACCCTGCCCATCAATGAGCTCTTGGAGAAAAGCAGCAAGGCCAGCGAGTCCAAACTGAACTTCCACCCTCTGCCGCCCGCCGTGTGGCCAAAGCACAGCAACCTGGCCCCAGTCCTTCGCCACCACAGCCCCAACAACAAGAGCAAAAAGGGCCACAAGAGTGACCGTCTGACGGAGCACAACAGCGAGAAGAACAGGGGGGAAGTGGCCAGTCTCCTCCCCAAAGCCCAGCTCCCGGGGGCCACGAGTGCCGGCGCCAACCGCACCGCCCAGAAAACCCCTCAGGACGCCCAGACCCACGTCAGCCCCCCTCAGCAGGGGGAGCCTGAGGGACACCCCAACTCCAAACCCAAGAGTCCAGCTCAGACGCAAACCCCCACCCAGCCGCATCAAACGGCTTCCTCGCCGCGCAGGGACCCCCCCAACCGACGGCAGGACCCGGAGGAGAACCGGCCGGGGAGGTCCGGCCTCCACCAGTCAGGAGTCAGCTCGGCGGCCTGGAACAACAGCCGCCCGCCGGTCTTTTTCAGCCGGCGGTCCTCCAGCCTGCTCTACCAGTTTGATGTCCTGCGGCGAG AGTCTGACTACACGCACAATGCTTTCTGCCTGACCGAGTGTAGGAAGGAGAAGGATGAGAGGGAATATTACTGCTACAGTGAGTTTG CCGTCAACGGGATCGTCCATGACATTGACGTTGTGAGGAAAGGGGTCCGCCTGATCACGCTGATGGTCAGCAACGACGGCTTCTACAAGATGAGCCGTCTGTACATGACCCAAGACAGCTTCTTCTTCAAGGTTCGCCTCCTGGTCCTGGACACCTACAAGTGCAGCAAGCCGTGCCCCGACATCAAGCTCG GAGCCCGCTACATCGTAATGGGTCAGCTCTACCACCGGAGGCGCCACCTTCCCGCCGACCTCCTGACCCTGCTGGCTGGCAAGCTGAAGCCCGGGGACGGCCTCCTGTGCAGCAGCAACTACGTCAAAAGGTTCAACAAACGGAGACACCAGAAAGCTCTGGAGGCCGTAAGCTCCAGGTGTAGGTGA